The Manihot esculenta cultivar AM560-2 chromosome 11, M.esculenta_v8, whole genome shotgun sequence genome includes a region encoding these proteins:
- the LOC110626405 gene encoding calcium-dependent protein kinase 24, which produces MTYLIYILAKDSSLSLIHRLQLLKKYDIENELGRGEFGVTYKCFEKETGIAYACKTISKEKLRTETDIEDVRREVEIMMHLPKHPNIVSFKEAFEDKEAVYLVMELCEGGELFDRIVAKGHYTERAAAMVTKTILEIVKVCHDHGVIHRDLKPENFLFADAGEKSQLKSIDFGLSIFFESGQRFGEIVGSPYYMAPEVLRRNYGSQIDVWSTGVILFILLCGVPPFWAETEEGIARAIIGGKIDFTRDPWPRVSEQAKDLVKCMLDQNPYTRLTVEEALEHPWIQNARDVPNVNLGENVRTRIKQFSLMNKFKKKVLRVVADNLPPEQVDEIKQMFYVMDTDETGDLSFEELKNGFHNIGHTLPDPDVQMLMDAADIDGNGTLSIEEFVAMSIHLIKIGSDEHLFQAFRFFDKDLNGYIEFDELKDAMVNDNLGPNNEQIIKDIMSDVDLDKDGRISYEEFKTMMKSGMDWKMASRQYSRAMLNAFSTRLLKDKSMQLQLN; this is translated from the exons ATGACTTATCTAATTTACATATTGGCAAAAGATTCTTCCCTTTCCTTAATTCATCGGCTTCAGCTTTT AAAAAAATACGATATTGAAAACGAGCTAGGAAGAGGAGAATTCGGGGTGACGTACAAATGTTTTGAAAAAGAAACAGGGATTGCGTATGCATGCAAGACTATATCGAAGGAGAAGCTGAGGACGGAGACAGATATAGAAGATGTCAGAAGAGAGGTTGAGATCATGATGCATTTGCCTAAGCATCCAAATATTGTGAGCTTCAAGGAGGCTTTTGAAGATAAAGAAGCTGTTTATCTTGTTATGGAACTTTGCGAGGGTGGTGAACTCTTTGATCGGATTGTGGCTAAAGGTCATTACACTGAACGTGCTGCGGCAATGGTCACCAAGACCATTTTGGAGATTGTCAAG GTATGCCATGACCATGGAGTAATACACAGGGACTTAAAACCTGAAAATTTCCTGTTCGCAGATGCTGGAGAAAAATCACAATTGAAATCAATTGATTTCGGCCTCTCCATATTCTTCGAGAGTG GTCAGCGTTTCGGTGAAATAGTAGGAAGCCCATATTACATGGCTCCAGAGGTGCTAAGACGAAATTACGGATCACAAATTGATGTCTGGAGCACAGGTGTCATCCTTTTTATCTTGCTTTGCGGAGTTCCTCCCTTTTGGGCTG AAACTGAGGAAGGGATAGCACGCGCAATTATTGGGGGCAAAATAGATTTTACAAGGGATCCTTGGCCTAGGGTTTCTGAACAAGCTAAGGATCTAGTGAAGTGCATGCTTGATCAAAATCCTTACACCCGATTGACTGTTGAAGAAGCCCTTG AACACCCTTGGATCCAAAATGCGAGAGATGTACCTAATGTGAATCTGGGAGAAAATGTTAGGACAAGGATCAAGCAATTTTCTTTGATGAACAAGTTCAAGAAGAAAGTTCTTAGA GTCGTAGCAGACAACTTACCACCTGAACAAGTAGATGAGATCAAGCAAATGTTCTATGTGATGGACACTGACGAAACAGGAGACCTGAGTTTTGAGGAACTCAAAAATGGTTTCCACAATATTGGACATACCCTTCCTGATCCTGACGTCCAGATGTTGATGGATGCT GCGGATATAGATGGAAATGGCACATTGAGCATTGAGGAATTTGTGGCAATGTCTATTCATCTGATAAAGATTGGGAGCGATGAGCATCTCTTTCAAGCTTTTAGATTCTTCGACAAAGACCTAAATGGATACATTGAGTTTGACGAATTGAAAGATGCAATGGTAAATGACAACCTGGGTCCAAATAATGAACAGATAATCAAAGACATCATGTCCGACGTTGATCTTGACAAG GATGGTCGAATCAGTTATGAAGAATTTAAGACAATGATGAAAAGTGGGATGGACTGGAAAATGGCTTCCCGTCAATATTCCAGAGCTATGCTGAATGCATTCAGCACGAGATTACTCAAAGACAAATCCATGCAGCTCCAGCTTAATTGA
- the LOC110625975 gene encoding MDIS1-interacting receptor like kinase 2 isoform X1 produces the protein MEAYCLLRWKASLDNQSQSVLDSWVGRGPCKWIGVTCDSFGSITILSLINLGLRGTLHSFNFSCFPNLTRLEIRNNSLHGTLPSQISNLSKITYLNLHGNHLTGNIPSEIGMLSTLSELYLSRNNFTGLIPTSMTKLENLSILYLWANKLSGSIPSEIGFLKSLKELDLSINNLTGAIPSSIGHLRNLSRLGLLLNKLSGSLPLEFNNLTRLKSLELGENGFTGHLPEDVCLGGLLENFAPAFNHFSGSIPKTLRNCTSLFRLRLDWNQLTGNISEQLGIYPHLDYMDLSNNRFHGEIPRKLGQWKNITSLKFSNNNISGSIPLELGNATQLHLIDLSWNHLQGQVPKELAKLKLLIKLCLNNNNLFGVVPLDFKVLSNLDHLNLAANNLSGPIPGQLGELSNLLILNLSRNEFTAGIPFELGNLHFLQVLDLSHNLLMGNIPQQLGQLRTLEVLNLSNNMLSGSIPTTFDNLWGLTVVDISYNELEGSIPDVKAFREAPFEVYRNNKGLCGNASSLKACTSIKSGKTSRAKRKKVVIVIVLPVLAALFLVFLIGGLLILLPLRRRQAQSRELQDKDILVIPGHDQELQYETIIDATENFNSNYCIGVGGCGVVYKAVLPSGRVFAVKKLHSLQESDKSKNLKAFEREIQVLLEIRHRNIVKLHGFCSHSKDSFLVYEFVEKGSLRSILNSDEEAAELDWIKRQNIVKGVANALSYMHHNCPFPIIHRDISSNNILLDSEYEPRISDFGTARLLLSDSSNKASFAGTFGYTAPELAYTMQVNEKCDVYSFGVIALELVMGTHPCNLISSLWSSISSSPLSSSDDHDKLLKDVIDQRLLLPQNQVAESLVYITMLAFSCLHLNPKSRPTMQQISSKLTSKHPLVSKSFSTIKLEELLSNNIANI, from the exons ATGGAAGCTTATTGTCTCTTAAGATGGAAAGCCAGTCTCGACAACCAAAGCCAATCTGTTTTAGATTCTTGGGTTGGCAGGGGACCTTGCAAATGGATTGGGGTCACTTGTGATAGCTTTGGAAGTATCACCATTTTGAGCCTCATTAATTTAGGCTTAAGAGGTACGCTTCACAGTTTCAATTTTTCATGCTTTCCCAACCTTACACGTCTTGAGATTCGGAACAATTCATTGCATGGTACCCTTCCATCGCAAATCTCTAATCTCTCCAAAATTACATACTTGAACTTACATGGTAATCATCTCACAGGAAACATTCCATCGGAGATTGGTATGCTAAGTACTCTTTCTGAGCTCTATTTATCAAGAAACAATTTCACTGGTTTAATCCCTACTTCCATGACAAAGTTGGAAAATCTATCCATTTTGTACTTGTGGGCAAATAAACTCTCAGGTTCCATACCTTCAGAAATTGGATTcttaaaatctttaaaagaaCTTGACCTGTCGATTAACAATCTCACCGGTGCAATCCCTTCTTCTATTGGACACTTGAGAAATTTATCACGTCTTGGACTTCTTCTAAATAAACTCTCAGGATCCCTGCCTTTGGAATTCAATAATCTTACCCGTTTGAAGTCATTGGAACTAGGTGAGAATGGATTCACCGGTCATTTGCCAGAAGATGTATGCCTTGGAGGGTTACTTGAAAATTTCGCTCCTGCCTTCAATCATTTCTCaggttccatcccaaaaactttgAGAAACTGTACTAGCTTATTCAGGCTTAGGCTAGATTGGAATCAATTAACAGGGAACATTTCAGAGCAATTAGGGATATATCCACATTTGGATTATATGGATTTGAGTAACAATAGATTCCATGGAGAGATTCCACGGAAATTGGGTCAGTGGAAAAACATCACAAGCCTAAAATTTTCAAACAACAATATCTCTGGTAGCATACCGCTCGAGCTTGGAAATGCCACTCAGTTACATCTGATTGACCTTTCCTGGAATCATTTGCAAGGGCAAGTTCCTAAAGAATTGGCAAAGTTGAAGCTGTTGATCAAACTTTGCCTTAATAACAACAATCTTTTTGGCGTTGTTCCTTTAGATTTCAAGGTACTATCTAATCTGGATCATCTTAATTTAGCAGCAAATAACCTAAGTGGTCCAATTCCTGGACAACTCGGAGAACTTTCAAATTTATTGATCTTGAATTTGAGTCGCAATGAATTTACAGCAGGTATTCCATTTGAGTTGGGGAATCTACATTTTCTACAAGTTCTGGATCTTAGTCACAATTTGTTGATGGGAAATATACCACAACAACTTGGACAATTAAGAACTCTAGAAGTGTTGAATCTCTCAAATAACATGCTCTCTGGTTCGATACCAACCACTTTTGATAATTTATGGGGCTTGACTGTTGTGGATATATCCTACAATGAGTTAGAAGGTTCTATTCCTGACGTTAAAGCCTTTCGTGAAGCTCCATTTGAGGTATATAGAAACAATAAAGGCTTATGTGGCAATGCCAGTAGTTTAAAGGCTTGTACATCTATCAAGAGTGGTAAAACCAGTCGGGCAAAGAGAAAAAAGGTTGTTATTGTGATTGTACTTCCTGTTTTGGCGGCTCTGTTTCTAGTATTCTTAATTGGAGGTCTCTTGATTCTTCTCCCACTTAGAAGAAGACAAGCCCAATCAAGGGAATTACAAGATAAGGATATATTGGTAATACCAGGTCATGATCAGGAATTACAATATGAAACGATCATTGACGCCACTGAGAATTTCAACTCTAACTATTGCATTGGAGTTGGCGGATGTGGAGTTGTTTATAAAGCTGTGCTGCCATCAGGTCGAGTGTTTGCTGTGAAAAAACTTCATTCATTACAGGAGTCTGACAAGTCAAAGAACTTGAAAGCCTTTGAAAGAGAGATTCAAGTGCTGTTAGAAATTCGGCATCGCAATATTGTGAAGCTACATGGTTTTTGTTCACATTCAAAAGACTCTTTTCTGGTTTACGAGTTCGTGGAAAAGGGTAGCTTGAGAAGCATTTTAAACAGTGATGAGGAAGCAGCAGAATTGGATTGGATTAAAAGGCAGAATATTGTCAAAGGTGTAGCTAATGCTTTATCTTATATGCACCATAACTGCCCTTTTCCGATCATTCATCGAGACATTTCAAGCAACAATATTCTTTTGGATTCAGAATACGAACCTCGTATATCTGATTTTGGTACAGCTAGGCTTTTATTGTCGGACTCTTCCAACAAAGCCTCATTTGCTGGGACCTTTGGATACACAGCTCCTG AACTAGCCTACACAATGCAAGTGAATGAAAAATGTGATGTCTATAGTTTTGGAGTGATAGCACTGGAGTTGGTAATGGGAACACATCCATGTAATCTCATCTCATCTCTTTGGTCATCAATATCTTCGTCGCCATTGTCATCATCAGATGATCATGATAAATTGTTGAAGGATGTGATAGACCAGCGTCTTCTGCTTCCTCAAAATCAAGTTGCAGAGAGTTTAGTCTACATTACCATGTTAGCATTTTCATGCTTGCATCTCAATCCCAAATCTCGGCCAACAATGCAACAAATTTCTTCAAAGTTGACATCTAAGCATCCTCTGGTTTCAAAGTCATTCTCCACAATAAAATTAGAAGAACTACTTTCCAACAATATTGccaacatttga
- the LOC110625975 gene encoding MDIS1-interacting receptor like kinase 2 isoform X2 codes for MEAYCLLRWKASLDNQSQSVLDSWVGRGPCKWIGVTCDSFGSITILSLINLGLRGNIPSEIGMLSTLSELYLSRNNFTGLIPTSMTKLENLSILYLWANKLSGSIPSEIGFLKSLKELDLSINNLTGAIPSSIGHLRNLSRLGLLLNKLSGSLPLEFNNLTRLKSLELGENGFTGHLPEDVCLGGLLENFAPAFNHFSGSIPKTLRNCTSLFRLRLDWNQLTGNISEQLGIYPHLDYMDLSNNRFHGEIPRKLGQWKNITSLKFSNNNISGSIPLELGNATQLHLIDLSWNHLQGQVPKELAKLKLLIKLCLNNNNLFGVVPLDFKVLSNLDHLNLAANNLSGPIPGQLGELSNLLILNLSRNEFTAGIPFELGNLHFLQVLDLSHNLLMGNIPQQLGQLRTLEVLNLSNNMLSGSIPTTFDNLWGLTVVDISYNELEGSIPDVKAFREAPFEVYRNNKGLCGNASSLKACTSIKSGKTSRAKRKKVVIVIVLPVLAALFLVFLIGGLLILLPLRRRQAQSRELQDKDILVIPGHDQELQYETIIDATENFNSNYCIGVGGCGVVYKAVLPSGRVFAVKKLHSLQESDKSKNLKAFEREIQVLLEIRHRNIVKLHGFCSHSKDSFLVYEFVEKGSLRSILNSDEEAAELDWIKRQNIVKGVANALSYMHHNCPFPIIHRDISSNNILLDSEYEPRISDFGTARLLLSDSSNKASFAGTFGYTAPGTCLLVSLSNLWLMTASLIKRSLAYLSHHFFTELAYTMQVNEKCDVYSFGVIALELVMGTHPCNLISSLWSSISSSPLSSSDDHDKLLKDVIDQRLLLPQNQVAESLVYITMLAFSCLHLNPKSRPTMQQISSKLTSKHPLVSKSFSTIKLEELLSNNIANI; via the exons ATGGAAGCTTATTGTCTCTTAAGATGGAAAGCCAGTCTCGACAACCAAAGCCAATCTGTTTTAGATTCTTGGGTTGGCAGGGGACCTTGCAAATGGATTGGGGTCACTTGTGATAGCTTTGGAAGTATCACCATTTTGAGCCTCATTAATTTAGGCTTAAGAG GAAACATTCCATCGGAGATTGGTATGCTAAGTACTCTTTCTGAGCTCTATTTATCAAGAAACAATTTCACTGGTTTAATCCCTACTTCCATGACAAAGTTGGAAAATCTATCCATTTTGTACTTGTGGGCAAATAAACTCTCAGGTTCCATACCTTCAGAAATTGGATTcttaaaatctttaaaagaaCTTGACCTGTCGATTAACAATCTCACCGGTGCAATCCCTTCTTCTATTGGACACTTGAGAAATTTATCACGTCTTGGACTTCTTCTAAATAAACTCTCAGGATCCCTGCCTTTGGAATTCAATAATCTTACCCGTTTGAAGTCATTGGAACTAGGTGAGAATGGATTCACCGGTCATTTGCCAGAAGATGTATGCCTTGGAGGGTTACTTGAAAATTTCGCTCCTGCCTTCAATCATTTCTCaggttccatcccaaaaactttgAGAAACTGTACTAGCTTATTCAGGCTTAGGCTAGATTGGAATCAATTAACAGGGAACATTTCAGAGCAATTAGGGATATATCCACATTTGGATTATATGGATTTGAGTAACAATAGATTCCATGGAGAGATTCCACGGAAATTGGGTCAGTGGAAAAACATCACAAGCCTAAAATTTTCAAACAACAATATCTCTGGTAGCATACCGCTCGAGCTTGGAAATGCCACTCAGTTACATCTGATTGACCTTTCCTGGAATCATTTGCAAGGGCAAGTTCCTAAAGAATTGGCAAAGTTGAAGCTGTTGATCAAACTTTGCCTTAATAACAACAATCTTTTTGGCGTTGTTCCTTTAGATTTCAAGGTACTATCTAATCTGGATCATCTTAATTTAGCAGCAAATAACCTAAGTGGTCCAATTCCTGGACAACTCGGAGAACTTTCAAATTTATTGATCTTGAATTTGAGTCGCAATGAATTTACAGCAGGTATTCCATTTGAGTTGGGGAATCTACATTTTCTACAAGTTCTGGATCTTAGTCACAATTTGTTGATGGGAAATATACCACAACAACTTGGACAATTAAGAACTCTAGAAGTGTTGAATCTCTCAAATAACATGCTCTCTGGTTCGATACCAACCACTTTTGATAATTTATGGGGCTTGACTGTTGTGGATATATCCTACAATGAGTTAGAAGGTTCTATTCCTGACGTTAAAGCCTTTCGTGAAGCTCCATTTGAGGTATATAGAAACAATAAAGGCTTATGTGGCAATGCCAGTAGTTTAAAGGCTTGTACATCTATCAAGAGTGGTAAAACCAGTCGGGCAAAGAGAAAAAAGGTTGTTATTGTGATTGTACTTCCTGTTTTGGCGGCTCTGTTTCTAGTATTCTTAATTGGAGGTCTCTTGATTCTTCTCCCACTTAGAAGAAGACAAGCCCAATCAAGGGAATTACAAGATAAGGATATATTGGTAATACCAGGTCATGATCAGGAATTACAATATGAAACGATCATTGACGCCACTGAGAATTTCAACTCTAACTATTGCATTGGAGTTGGCGGATGTGGAGTTGTTTATAAAGCTGTGCTGCCATCAGGTCGAGTGTTTGCTGTGAAAAAACTTCATTCATTACAGGAGTCTGACAAGTCAAAGAACTTGAAAGCCTTTGAAAGAGAGATTCAAGTGCTGTTAGAAATTCGGCATCGCAATATTGTGAAGCTACATGGTTTTTGTTCACATTCAAAAGACTCTTTTCTGGTTTACGAGTTCGTGGAAAAGGGTAGCTTGAGAAGCATTTTAAACAGTGATGAGGAAGCAGCAGAATTGGATTGGATTAAAAGGCAGAATATTGTCAAAGGTGTAGCTAATGCTTTATCTTATATGCACCATAACTGCCCTTTTCCGATCATTCATCGAGACATTTCAAGCAACAATATTCTTTTGGATTCAGAATACGAACCTCGTATATCTGATTTTGGTACAGCTAGGCTTTTATTGTCGGACTCTTCCAACAAAGCCTCATTTGCTGGGACCTTTGGATACACAGCTCCTGGTACGTGCCTTTTAGTTTCATTATCAAATCTGTGGCTCATGACTGCATCATTAATAAAGAGAAGTCTAGCATATTTATCTCATCATTTTTTTACAGAACTAGCCTACACAATGCAAGTGAATGAAAAATGTGATGTCTATAGTTTTGGAGTGATAGCACTGGAGTTGGTAATGGGAACACATCCATGTAATCTCATCTCATCTCTTTGGTCATCAATATCTTCGTCGCCATTGTCATCATCAGATGATCATGATAAATTGTTGAAGGATGTGATAGACCAGCGTCTTCTGCTTCCTCAAAATCAAGTTGCAGAGAGTTTAGTCTACATTACCATGTTAGCATTTTCATGCTTGCATCTCAATCCCAAATCTCGGCCAACAATGCAACAAATTTCTTCAAAGTTGACATCTAAGCATCCTCTGGTTTCAAAGTCATTCTCCACAATAAAATTAGAAGAACTACTTTCCAACAATATTGccaacatttga